One window of the Solanum stenotomum isolate F172 chromosome 11, ASM1918654v1, whole genome shotgun sequence genome contains the following:
- the LOC125845501 gene encoding uncharacterized protein LOC125845501 produces MPTCLKWTTLNSSSPLNSSKTNLLFVRPFPQNFNYFAWFKVMIEMIKESPTQGICYIFKKSLISSLKLKDVWKYVKWHNNKANENSQHYRANQVYVMDNTSCPEKMQNKKGKSITNCSETYQDQAVDSLIEKNEAKRSKRMRSTIEEAQVKRSALLEKEEDYSLLSKISKKRPEKKRRNLKWTTELEKKLDEVVRELGEKGKCSKTLFLFR; encoded by the exons ATGCCAACATGCTTGAAATGGACTACCTTGAATTCATCAAGTCCACTCAACTCATCAAAGACAAACCTATTATTTGTAAGACCATTTcctcaaaattttaattattttgcttGGTTTA AGGTGATGATCGAAATGATAAAAGAATCACCAACACAAGGGATATGCTACATTTTTAAGAAGTCGCTCATTTCATCATTGAAACTCAAGGATGTATGGAAGTATGTGAAGTGGCACAATAACAAGGCAAATGAAAATTCACAACACTACAGGGCTAATCAAGTTTATGTAATGGACAACACATCTTGTCCTGAGAAAATGCaaaacaaaaagggaaaaagcaTAACGAATTGCTCTGAGACTTATCAAGATCAAGCGGTAGAttctttaatagaaaaaaatgaggCAAAAAGGTCTAAGAGAATGAGAAGTACGATTGAGGAGGCACAAGTTAAACGTAGTGCTCTTTTAGAAAAAGAGGAGGATTATTCTTTGCTAtcgaaaataagtaaaaaaagacCAGAAAAGAAAAGACGAAATCTGAAATGGACAACAGAGCTTGAGAAGAAATTAGACGAGGTTGTTCGTGAGTTAGGAGAAAAAGGTAAGTGTTCAAagactttatttttatttcgatAG
- the LOC125844602 gene encoding uncharacterized protein LOC125844602: MLTCLKWTTLNSSSSLNSSKTNQLFVTIEMIKEAPTQGICFIFKKSLISSLKLKDVWKHVKWHNKKANEKSQHYNANQVYVMDNTSCPTKMQDKKGKSIVNCSETYQDQEVGSLIEKDEAKRFKRFKSTNEEAQVKCSGPSEKEEDHSLLSKISTERPEKKRRNLKWTAELDKKLDEVVRELGDKGKCLKTLFLSRQREIEKIRMLVKENLK; encoded by the exons ATGCTAACATGCTTGAAATGGACTACCTTGAATTCATCAAGTTCACTCAACTCATCAAAGACAAACCAATTATTT GTGACAATCGAAATGATAAAAGAAGCGCCAACACAAGGGATATGCTTCATTTTTAAGAAGTCGCTCATTTCATCATTGAAACTCAAGGATGTATGGAAGCATGTGAAGTGGCACAATAAAAAGGCAAATGAGAAATCACAACACTACAACGCTAATCAAGTTTATGTAATGGACAACACATCTTGTCCTACGAAAATGCAagacaaaaagggaaaaagcaTAGTGAATTGCTCTGAGACTTACCAAGATCAAGAGGTAGGTTCTTTAATAGAAAAAGATGAGGCAAAAAGGTTTAAGAGATTCAAAAGTACTAATGAGGAGGCGCAAGTTAAATGTAGTGGTCCTTCAGAAAAAGAGGAGGATCATTCTTTGCTTTCGAAAATAAGTACAGAAAGACCAGAAAAGAAAAGACGAAACCTGAAATGGACAGCAGAGCTTGATAAGAAATTAGACGAGGTAGTTCGCGAGCTAGGAGACAAAGGTAAGTGTTTAAAGACTTTGTTTTTATCCCGGCAGagagaaatagaaaaaataagaatgtTGGTTAAGGAAAATCTTAAGTAG